In the Desulfomicrobium escambiense DSM 10707 genome, one interval contains:
- a CDS encoding iron-containing alcohol dehydrogenase, whose amino-acid sequence MIHAFQTIGRIIHGNGASRDVGNEVRAIGASRVLIVTSEGIVRRGTHAPIAASLEAHGVAWTLFARGSSEPTPSDAHECAAAARECGAEVIIGLGGGSALDCAKAAAVLARHDRPIENYFGVGLVPGPCTPTILIPTTAGTGSEVTSISVLEDPRTNSKKAVVSDHLYARAAVLDPELTVSTPPRITATTGMDAFVHAMESFVNRTATAFTDAVNLQAMRLIAGGIRAACADGNDLGARADMLYASALAGMGFSNTQNGVIHAIAMAAPASLHLPHGLLVAAAAPMGMAFNCQAAPEKYARIAKILGCDPAGKTPRELASLAAQGMKRLLADLDIEPGLGAHGIARAEICGIAERAAAAKRLMDNNPRQGTAEDLQALLEEHF is encoded by the coding sequence ATGATCCACGCATTCCAGACCATCGGAAGAATCATCCACGGCAACGGCGCGTCACGGGACGTCGGCAACGAGGTCCGCGCCATCGGCGCCTCGCGCGTCCTCATCGTGACCAGCGAGGGCATCGTCCGGCGCGGGACGCACGCCCCCATCGCCGCATCCCTGGAAGCCCACGGCGTCGCCTGGACGCTCTTTGCGCGAGGGTCCTCCGAGCCCACGCCCTCCGACGCCCACGAATGCGCCGCGGCCGCGCGCGAGTGCGGAGCGGAAGTCATCATCGGCCTCGGGGGCGGCAGCGCCCTGGACTGCGCCAAGGCGGCCGCGGTCCTGGCCAGACATGACAGGCCCATCGAAAACTACTTCGGCGTCGGCCTCGTCCCGGGCCCCTGCACGCCCACGATCCTCATCCCGACAACGGCCGGGACGGGCAGCGAGGTCACGTCCATCAGCGTGCTGGAAGACCCGCGAACCAACTCGAAGAAGGCCGTCGTCAGCGACCACCTCTACGCCAGAGCGGCCGTGCTCGACCCGGAACTGACCGTCTCCACGCCCCCGCGCATCACCGCGACCACGGGCATGGACGCCTTCGTGCACGCCATGGAATCGTTCGTGAACCGCACGGCCACCGCCTTCACGGACGCCGTCAACCTGCAGGCCATGCGCCTCATCGCGGGGGGCATCCGCGCGGCCTGCGCCGACGGGAACGATCTCGGCGCCCGCGCCGACATGCTCTACGCCTCGGCCTTGGCCGGCATGGGCTTTTCCAACACCCAGAACGGCGTGATCCACGCCATCGCCATGGCCGCGCCCGCCTCGCTCCATCTGCCCCACGGGCTGCTCGTGGCCGCGGCGGCGCCCATGGGCATGGCGTTCAACTGCCAGGCCGCCCCGGAAAAATACGCCCGCATCGCGAAAATCCTGGGCTGCGATCCGGCGGGCAAGACTCCGCGCGAACTCGCTTCCCTGGCCGCCCAAGGCATGAAGCGGCTCCTGGCCGACCTGGACATCGAGCCGGGCCTCGGTGCCCACGGCATCGCACGCGCGGAGATATGCGGCATCGCCGAACGGGCGGCCGCCGCCAAACGGCTCATGGACAACAACCCGCGACAGGGAACGGCCGAAGACCTCCAGGCGCTGCTGGAAGAACACTTCTAG
- a CDS encoding sigma-54 interaction domain-containing protein gives MTSRHADFVAKHFEYILDALPDGVFISDVSGITLRVNRMYEQLTGLKQEDIQGRQVRSLVENGIFDKILNPEIVRTGKPATHVQQLQNGKKLVLSGFPVFDEGGTLRLVVTFVRDITMITRLNEQMEEQRQLIDHFHKQMAYISNEQSKGLTPVYASPAMQEVVNMLLTVAPTDASVLILGETGVGKDVFARLTHARSARHDKIFLKVDCGGISETLTESEMFGYMPGAFTGASSKGKAGYFELADGGTVFLDEIGELPLSMQTRLLRVLQDGEIMRVGGTRSSKVDVRVIAATNKNLGECVEQGTFRRDLYYRLNVATVTIPPLRERPEDVRPLVEHFLQHYSAKYGKRMAIMEIALTILSRYQWPGNVRELQNMIHGLVITHKGSHISPRDLPAHIREDSPQDRACSDALLTGGRPLKQIMAEMERDFLEQAIALHGSVQKVSELFQVDRSTIFRKIQKK, from the coding sequence ATGACGAGCCGCCACGCCGATTTTGTCGCCAAGCATTTCGAATACATCCTCGATGCCCTCCCCGACGGGGTCTTCATCTCCGACGTCTCGGGCATCACCCTGCGCGTCAACCGCATGTACGAGCAGCTGACGGGCCTGAAGCAGGAGGACATCCAGGGCAGGCAGGTGCGCTCCCTGGTGGAGAACGGCATTTTCGACAAGATCCTGAACCCCGAGATCGTGCGCACGGGCAAGCCCGCGACCCACGTGCAGCAGTTGCAGAACGGCAAGAAGCTGGTCCTCTCGGGCTTCCCGGTCTTCGACGAGGGCGGGACCCTGCGGCTCGTGGTGACCTTTGTCCGCGACATCACCATGATCACGCGCCTCAATGAGCAGATGGAGGAGCAGCGCCAGCTCATCGACCACTTCCACAAGCAGATGGCCTACATCTCCAACGAGCAGAGCAAGGGCCTCACGCCGGTGTACGCGAGCCCGGCCATGCAGGAAGTGGTCAACATGCTGCTGACCGTGGCCCCCACGGACGCCTCGGTCCTCATCCTGGGCGAGACGGGCGTGGGCAAGGACGTTTTCGCCCGTCTGACCCACGCCCGCAGCGCCCGGCACGACAAGATTTTCCTCAAGGTGGACTGCGGCGGCATCTCCGAGACCCTGACCGAGTCCGAGATGTTCGGCTACATGCCCGGCGCCTTCACGGGCGCGTCGAGCAAGGGCAAGGCGGGCTATTTCGAGCTGGCCGACGGCGGCACCGTCTTTCTCGACGAGATCGGCGAGCTGCCCCTGTCCATGCAGACGCGGCTCTTGCGAGTGCTTCAGGACGGCGAGATCATGCGCGTCGGCGGCACGCGCTCCAGCAAGGTCGACGTGCGGGTCATCGCCGCCACCAACAAGAACCTGGGCGAATGCGTCGAGCAGGGCACCTTCCGGCGCGACCTGTACTACAGGCTGAACGTGGCCACGGTGACGATCCCTCCCCTGCGCGAGCGGCCCGAGGACGTACGGCCGCTGGTGGAGCACTTCCTGCAACACTACTCGGCCAAGTACGGCAAGCGCATGGCGATCATGGAGATCGCCCTGACCATCCTGTCCCGCTACCAGTGGCCGGGCAACGTGCGCGAGCTGCAGAACATGATCCACGGCCTGGTCATCACCCACAAGGGTTCGCACATCTCCCCCCGCGACCTGCCTGCCCACATCCGCGAGGACAGTCCCCAGGACCGCGCCTGCAGCGACGCCCTCCTGACCGGCGGCCGTCCGCTGAAGCAGATCATGGCCGAGATGGAGCGGGACTTTCTGGAACAGGCCATCGCCCTGCACGGGTCGGTGCAGAAGGTCTCGGAGCTCTTCCAGGTCGACCGCAGCACCATCTTCCGCAAGATCCAGAAGAAATGA
- the hpsH gene encoding (2S)-3-sulfopropanediol dehydratase activating enzyme, with amino-acid sequence MSALEDRKKKGLVFNIQKYSVHDGPGIRTIVFLKGCPLSCNWCSNPESQRREPELAFNPGRCLTFSKCTRCLQACLRGAIIREADDSLRIDRALCDGCPKNCAQACPSQGLIVYGEERSVDDVLRVVEQDAAFYTRSSGGMTLSGGEPLLQADYALALLREARRRRIKTAVETCGMVPWKTLEAAAPYLNYVLYDIKHMDGAVHEAHTGRSNEVILENFRRLAELHPDKPILVRTPVIPGFNDSEDAVSAIAGFIRPYPNVRYEMLPYHRLGTQKYHFLDRVPPMDDVTLDKSVMPRLIETAVRILGDRVDFPK; translated from the coding sequence ATGAGCGCTCTTGAAGACAGAAAGAAGAAAGGCCTCGTATTCAACATCCAGAAATACTCCGTTCATGACGGCCCGGGCATCAGGACCATTGTCTTCCTCAAGGGGTGCCCGCTTTCCTGCAACTGGTGCAGCAACCCCGAATCCCAGCGCCGCGAGCCGGAACTGGCCTTCAATCCGGGCCGCTGCCTGACCTTTTCCAAGTGCACGCGCTGTCTGCAGGCCTGCCTGCGCGGCGCCATCATCCGCGAGGCCGACGACAGCCTGCGCATCGACCGCGCCCTGTGCGACGGGTGCCCCAAGAATTGCGCCCAGGCCTGCCCGTCCCAGGGGCTCATCGTCTACGGCGAGGAGCGCAGCGTGGACGACGTGCTGCGTGTGGTCGAACAGGATGCGGCCTTCTATACCCGCTCCAGCGGCGGCATGACCCTCTCGGGCGGCGAACCGCTCCTGCAGGCCGACTACGCCCTGGCCCTGCTCAGGGAGGCCCGCCGGCGCAGGATCAAGACCGCCGTCGAGACCTGCGGCATGGTGCCCTGGAAGACCCTGGAGGCGGCCGCTCCGTACCTGAACTACGTGCTCTACGACATCAAGCACATGGACGGCGCCGTCCACGAAGCCCATACCGGGCGGTCCAACGAGGTCATCCTGGAGAATTTCCGGAGGCTTGCGGAACTGCACCCGGACAAGCCCATCCTGGTCCGGACACCCGTCATCCCGGGGTTCAACGATTCCGAGGACGCCGTGTCGGCCATCGCCGGGTTCATCCGGCCCTATCCGAACGTGCGCTACGAGATGCTGCCCTACCACAGGCTGGGCACGCAGAAGTACCATTTTCTGGACAGGGTGCCTCCCATGGACGACGTGACGCTGGACAAGTCGGTCATGCCGAGGCTCATCGAGACAGCGGTGCGGATTCTCGGGGACAGGGTTGACTTCCCGAAATGA
- the hpsG gene encoding (2S)-3-sulfopropanediol dehydratase, protein MTRFTCECMSPQEQRLYEKIEGKEDRFRETHSRVFKMLERFDGQKPRIDIERALYFTQSMQETEGQPLVLRWAKAMKHIAENMTVYVQDDQLLLGRAGCDGRYGILYPELDGDFLDIAVKELPNRPTSPATITPEDAKVVVEQIAPFWKGKTFHEKLNAALPADVHKLTYDDPEGLMSRFIVNETASFRSSIQWVHDYEKILRRGFNDIKREAQEKLDALDPLSPKDNCETKPFLEAVVIVCEAIVHWAGRHAVLAREAAAKESDPVRKAELTRMAENAERVPGEPARDFWEACQSQWFTQMFSRIEQKTGTTISNGRMDQYFFPYYEQDMEAGILTEEKAMELLECMWVGMAEFIDMYISPTGGAFNEGYAHWEAVTVGGQTPDGRDATNDLTHLILKSKREFPLHYPDLAARIHSRSPESYLWDVAETIKDGSGFPKLINDEEIVPLYVSKGATFAEAYDYAVSGCTEARMPNRDTYTSGGAYINFAAAVEMVLRNGRMKKYGDQPLGVETGDPTAFQTWDEFWDAYVQQHLLFLKTAFHQQYLINKIRATTFAQPMGSAMHDLCMKHCIDLHQEQIPEGINLGYFEYMGLGTVVDSLSAIKKLVFEDKKLTMQQIIDAVDANFEGHEDVAALLRSAPCYGNNDPYADAIGREIDRISVEFGGKYSKDLGMHNDVRYVPFTSHVPFGKVVSALPNGRKEFTPLSDGSSASHGADVNGPTAILLSNYNTKNYGMRDRAARMLNIKFTPKCIEGEQGTEKLVSFIRTMCDLKIWHVQFNVINRETLIAAKKDPQKYRNLIVRIAGYSAYFVDLSPDLQDDLIARTEHGAF, encoded by the coding sequence ATGACAAGGTTTACATGTGAATGCATGTCCCCTCAGGAGCAGAGGCTTTACGAAAAAATCGAGGGCAAAGAGGATAGATTCCGCGAGACACACAGTCGCGTTTTCAAGATGCTGGAACGGTTCGACGGTCAGAAGCCGCGCATTGACATAGAACGAGCCCTCTATTTCACCCAGTCCATGCAGGAGACCGAAGGTCAGCCCCTCGTCCTGCGTTGGGCCAAGGCCATGAAGCACATCGCCGAGAACATGACCGTCTATGTCCAGGACGACCAGCTCCTGCTCGGCCGCGCCGGCTGCGACGGCCGCTACGGCATCCTCTACCCCGAACTGGACGGCGACTTCCTGGACATCGCGGTCAAGGAACTGCCCAACCGCCCGACCTCTCCCGCGACCATCACCCCCGAGGACGCCAAGGTCGTCGTCGAGCAGATCGCCCCCTTCTGGAAGGGCAAGACCTTCCATGAAAAGCTCAACGCCGCACTGCCCGCTGATGTGCATAAGCTGACCTACGACGATCCCGAAGGACTCATGTCCCGCTTCATCGTCAACGAGACCGCCTCCTTCCGCTCCTCCATCCAGTGGGTTCACGACTACGAGAAAATTCTGAGGCGCGGCTTCAACGACATCAAGCGCGAGGCACAGGAGAAGCTGGACGCCCTCGATCCGCTGAGTCCCAAGGACAACTGCGAGACGAAGCCCTTCCTCGAAGCCGTGGTCATCGTCTGCGAGGCCATCGTGCACTGGGCAGGGCGCCACGCCGTGCTGGCCCGCGAAGCGGCGGCGAAGGAATCCGACCCGGTCCGTAAGGCCGAGCTCACCCGCATGGCCGAGAACGCCGAGCGCGTGCCCGGCGAGCCGGCCCGCGATTTCTGGGAGGCCTGCCAGAGCCAGTGGTTCACCCAGATGTTCTCCCGTATCGAACAGAAGACCGGCACGACCATCTCCAACGGCCGCATGGACCAGTACTTCTTCCCTTATTACGAGCAGGACATGGAAGCCGGCATCCTGACGGAAGAGAAGGCCATGGAGCTTCTGGAGTGCATGTGGGTCGGCATGGCCGAGTTCATCGACATGTACATCTCCCCCACGGGCGGCGCCTTCAACGAAGGCTACGCGCACTGGGAGGCCGTGACCGTCGGCGGCCAGACCCCGGACGGACGCGATGCCACCAACGACCTGACGCATCTGATCCTCAAGTCCAAGCGCGAATTCCCGCTGCACTATCCGGACCTCGCGGCCCGCATCCACAGCCGCTCCCCCGAGAGCTACCTGTGGGACGTGGCCGAAACCATCAAGGACGGCTCGGGCTTCCCCAAGCTGATCAACGACGAGGAGATCGTGCCCCTGTACGTCTCCAAGGGCGCAACCTTCGCCGAAGCCTATGACTACGCCGTGTCCGGCTGCACCGAGGCACGCATGCCCAACCGCGACACCTACACCTCGGGCGGCGCGTACATCAACTTCGCCGCCGCGGTGGAGATGGTCCTGCGCAACGGCCGCATGAAGAAGTACGGCGATCAGCCGCTGGGCGTGGAAACGGGCGACCCGACCGCCTTCCAGACCTGGGACGAGTTCTGGGACGCCTACGTGCAGCAGCACCTGCTGTTCCTGAAGACGGCCTTCCACCAGCAGTACCTGATCAACAAGATTCGGGCGACCACCTTCGCCCAGCCCATGGGCTCGGCCATGCACGACCTGTGCATGAAGCACTGCATCGACCTGCATCAGGAGCAGATCCCCGAGGGCATCAATCTCGGCTATTTCGAATACATGGGCCTGGGCACCGTGGTCGACTCCCTCTCGGCCATCAAGAAGCTGGTCTTTGAGGACAAGAAGCTGACCATGCAGCAGATCATCGACGCCGTGGACGCCAACTTCGAAGGCCACGAGGACGTCGCCGCCCTGCTGCGCAGCGCCCCCTGCTACGGCAACAACGACCCGTACGCCGACGCCATCGGCCGCGAGATCGACAGGATCTCCGTGGAGTTCGGCGGCAAGTACAGCAAGGATCTGGGGATGCACAACGACGTGCGCTACGTGCCCTTCACCTCCCACGTGCCCTTCGGCAAGGTCGTCTCGGCCCTGCCCAACGGCCGCAAGGAGTTCACGCCCCTGTCCGACGGATCCTCGGCCTCCCACGGCGCGGACGTGAACGGCCCCACGGCCATCCTGCTGTCCAACTACAACACCAAGAACTACGGCATGCGCGACCGCGCGGCCCGCATGCTGAACATCAAGTTCACGCCCAAATGCATCGAGGGCGAGCAGGGCACCGAGAAGCTCGTGTCCTTCATCCGCACCATGTGCGACCTGAAGATCTGGCACGTGCAGTTCAACGTCATCAACCGCGAGACCCTCATCGCGGCCAAGAAGGACCCGCAGAAGTACCGCAACCTCATCGTGCGCATCGCGGGCTACAGCGCCTACTTCGTGGACCTCTCGCCCGACCTTCAGGACGACCTCATCGCCCGTACGGAGCACGGCGCCTTCTAG
- a CDS encoding TRAP transporter substrate-binding protein — protein sequence MKKSLVFAALNVLALVGLLVGFGTAEAGKPVTLRIGHPMAPGNNVTLGIEKFKELVEAKSDKQIKIQVFGSAQLGSDRVTTEAAQAGTLDMSSCSSPNMASFSKAYMALDLPYITSPKHQENLYKALDEGELGKELEKVSNEIGLTTIMFSQYGYRNFVSTKKPLKTVADLAGLKVRTTDSPVEVEVAKALGMNPAPVAWGEVYTALQQGTVDAEGNTFSLLNDAKHTEVLKYAMDSNHNYSMHILLMNKKKFDSLTPEHQAIIREAAREALAWQRGITDELEKKAWDAFKEKGIEVTILSDEDRAKLVELTAPVREEFAKQIPANLLQLLKDTQK from the coding sequence ATGAAAAAGAGTCTCGTTTTTGCCGCGTTGAACGTGCTGGCCCTGGTCGGCCTGCTGGTGGGCTTCGGAACCGCGGAAGCCGGCAAACCCGTCACCCTGCGCATCGGCCATCCCATGGCGCCGGGCAACAACGTCACCTTGGGCATCGAAAAGTTCAAGGAACTGGTGGAAGCCAAGAGCGACAAGCAGATCAAGATCCAGGTCTTCGGCAGCGCCCAGCTCGGCAGCGACCGCGTGACCACGGAAGCGGCCCAGGCCGGCACCCTGGACATGTCCTCCTGCTCGTCCCCGAACATGGCCAGCTTCAGCAAGGCTTACATGGCCCTGGACCTGCCCTACATCACCTCGCCCAAGCACCAGGAAAACCTGTACAAGGCCCTCGATGAAGGCGAACTCGGTAAGGAACTGGAGAAGGTCTCCAACGAGATCGGCCTGACCACCATCATGTTCAGCCAGTACGGCTACCGCAACTTCGTCAGCACCAAGAAGCCCCTGAAGACCGTTGCCGACCTGGCCGGCCTCAAGGTCCGCACTACCGACTCCCCCGTCGAGGTGGAAGTGGCCAAGGCCCTGGGAATGAACCCCGCCCCCGTGGCCTGGGGCGAGGTCTACACCGCCCTGCAGCAGGGCACCGTCGACGCCGAAGGCAACACCTTCTCCCTGCTGAACGACGCCAAGCACACGGAAGTGCTGAAGTACGCCATGGACTCCAACCATAACTACAGCATGCACATCCTGCTGATGAACAAGAAGAAGTTCGACAGCCTGACCCCCGAGCACCAGGCCATCATCCGCGAAGCGGCCCGTGAGGCCCTCGCCTGGCAGCGTGGCATCACCGACGAGCTCGAGAAGAAGGCCTGGGACGCTTTCAAGGAAAAGGGCATCGAAGTGACCATCCTGAGCGATGAAGATCGCGCCAAGCTTGTGGAACTCACCGCCCCCGTGCGCGAGGAATTCGCCAAGCAGATTCCGGCGAACCTGCTGCAGCTCCTCAAGGACACCCAGAAATAA
- a CDS encoding TRAP transporter large permease subunit, translating into MPLELVDEPVAPRGIWNWIDENFEKVFLVSGLLAIILFITFQTTYRYIIVHFASSAGAAVWTEELARYIFIWISYLALSVAVRKRSSIRIDIIYDRLPARMQNASWVIVEIFFLILTLTICWYGWTQIERLQEFPQFTTALRIPYIIPYLILPLGFGLMSLRLLQSLTAQVKLCGPLDTALAVVAAGAVIAPAVLAEYIEPLPALFGYFAVLCALGVPIAISLGLSTLATVICAETLPIEYLAQTAFTSIDSFPIMAIPFFIAAGVFMGAGGLSQRLLALADEMLGGLYGGMALVTVATCMFFGAISGSGPATVAAIGALTIPAMVERGYDKYFAAAIVAASGAIGVLIPPSNPFVVYGISAQVSIGDLFIGGIVPGILTGLVLMGYSYFYAKSRNWRGEARPRTIGSLMAAVWEAKWALMVPVIVLGGIYGGIMTPTEAAAVAAFYGLIVGVFVYREIDARKFMDCCVEACETSATIIVLMAMATLFGNIMTIEDVPGTIARAILGFTESKIVVLLLINVLLLIVGTFMEALAAIVILTPILLPVVTGVGVSPLHFGIIIVVNLAIGFITPPVGVNLFVASSISKTKIEHLSRTALPMLGLMILVLLVVTYFPEVPLFFVGNK; encoded by the coding sequence ATGCCCCTCGAACTCGTGGATGAGCCTGTCGCACCACGTGGCATATGGAACTGGATCGACGAAAACTTCGAAAAAGTGTTTCTCGTCTCCGGCCTGCTGGCCATCATCCTGTTCATCACGTTCCAGACTACATACAGATACATCATCGTACACTTCGCCAGCTCCGCCGGCGCGGCAGTCTGGACCGAGGAGTTGGCCCGTTACATCTTCATCTGGATCAGCTACCTCGCCCTGTCCGTCGCGGTCAGGAAGCGCAGCTCCATCCGCATCGACATCATCTACGACCGGTTGCCGGCACGCATGCAGAACGCGAGCTGGGTCATCGTCGAAATCTTTTTCCTGATCCTCACCCTGACCATCTGCTGGTACGGCTGGACCCAGATCGAGCGATTGCAGGAATTCCCCCAGTTCACGACCGCGCTGCGGATCCCGTACATTATTCCGTACCTGATCCTGCCTCTTGGCTTCGGACTCATGAGCCTGCGGCTGCTGCAGAGCCTGACCGCCCAGGTGAAGCTCTGCGGCCCCCTGGACACAGCCCTGGCTGTCGTCGCCGCCGGCGCGGTAATCGCCCCGGCCGTGCTCGCCGAATACATCGAGCCCCTGCCGGCCCTGTTCGGATATTTCGCAGTGCTCTGCGCCCTGGGCGTGCCCATCGCCATCTCGCTTGGCCTGTCCACCCTGGCCACGGTCATCTGCGCCGAAACCCTGCCCATCGAGTACCTGGCCCAGACGGCCTTCACGTCCATCGACTCCTTCCCGATCATGGCCATCCCCTTCTTCATCGCGGCCGGCGTGTTCATGGGAGCGGGCGGCCTGTCCCAGCGTCTGCTGGCGCTGGCCGATGAGATGCTGGGCGGCCTGTACGGCGGCATGGCGCTGGTCACCGTGGCCACCTGCATGTTCTTCGGCGCCATCAGCGGCTCGGGCCCGGCCACGGTGGCGGCCATCGGCGCCCTGACCATCCCGGCCATGGTCGAGCGCGGCTACGACAAGTACTTCGCGGCGGCCATCGTCGCCGCATCCGGCGCCATCGGCGTGCTCATCCCGCCGAGCAACCCCTTCGTGGTCTACGGGATCTCGGCCCAGGTCTCCATCGGCGACCTGTTCATCGGCGGCATCGTACCGGGCATCCTTACGGGCTTGGTCCTGATGGGCTACTCCTACTTCTACGCCAAATCCCGGAACTGGCGCGGCGAGGCCCGGCCCAGAACCATCGGCTCGCTCATGGCCGCCGTCTGGGAGGCCAAGTGGGCGCTGATGGTCCCGGTCATCGTCCTGGGCGGCATCTACGGCGGCATCATGACCCCGACGGAAGCCGCGGCCGTAGCCGCCTTCTACGGACTCATCGTCGGCGTGTTCGTGTACAGGGAGATCGACGCCCGCAAGTTCATGGACTGCTGCGTCGAAGCCTGTGAGACCTCGGCGACCATCATCGTGCTCATGGCCATGGCCACCCTCTTCGGCAACATCATGACCATCGAGGACGTGCCCGGCACCATCGCCAGGGCCATCCTCGGCTTCACCGAAAGCAAGATCGTGGTCCTGCTGCTCATCAACGTCCTGCTGCTCATCGTCGGAACCTTCATGGAGGCCCTGGCGGCCATCGTCATCCTCACGCCGATCCTGCTCCCCGTTGTCACGGGCGTGGGCGTCTCGCCCCTGCACTTCGGCATCATCATCGTCGTCAACCTGGCCATCGGCTTCATCACCCCGCCCGTGGGCGTGAACCTCTTCGTGGCCAGCAGCATCTCCAAGACCAAGATCGAGCACCTGTCCCGCACGGCCCTGCCCATGCTCGGCCTCATGATCCTGGTGCTTCTGGTAGTGACCTACTTCCCCGAAGTGCCCCTCTTCTTCGTCGGCAACAAATAA
- a CDS encoding amidohydrolase family protein produces the protein MKIIDFRFRPNTPEIIDGIKNSAMFKAACKAIGFDARKPQPLDEIVADLDRRGVELAVITGRDCETTYGSPANNGSVLEFCRAYPKKFVGFWGVDPHKKMAAVYDIVRAVEEHGMKGVAIDPYLAHIPACEARYYPVYAKCAELNLPVFVTMAPPPQVAGAIMDYADPRHVDQVARDFPELTIIMSHGGYPYVNECVYACLRNANVYMDFSEYERAPMADVFVQAMSTIIQDKVVFASAHPFIELADALLAYEEFPLSDDVRRKVMYENACRILNIN, from the coding sequence ATGAAAATCATAGATTTCCGCTTCCGGCCCAACACACCGGAAATCATCGACGGCATCAAGAACAGCGCCATGTTCAAGGCCGCCTGCAAGGCCATCGGCTTCGACGCCCGCAAGCCGCAGCCCCTGGACGAGATCGTCGCCGATCTGGACAGACGCGGCGTCGAACTTGCCGTCATCACCGGGCGCGACTGCGAGACCACCTACGGCTCACCGGCCAACAACGGCAGCGTCCTCGAATTCTGCCGGGCGTATCCCAAAAAATTCGTCGGATTCTGGGGCGTCGACCCCCACAAGAAGATGGCCGCCGTGTACGACATCGTGCGCGCCGTGGAGGAGCACGGCATGAAGGGCGTGGCCATAGACCCCTACCTGGCCCACATCCCCGCCTGCGAGGCCCGCTACTATCCCGTCTACGCCAAGTGCGCCGAGCTGAACCTGCCCGTGTTCGTGACCATGGCCCCCCCGCCGCAGGTCGCCGGCGCCATCATGGACTACGCCGACCCGCGGCACGTGGACCAGGTGGCCAGGGACTTCCCGGAACTGACCATCATCATGAGCCACGGCGGCTACCCGTACGTCAACGAGTGCGTCTACGCCTGCCTGCGCAACGCCAACGTGTACATGGACTTCTCGGAGTACGAACGTGCACCCATGGCCGACGTCTTCGTGCAGGCCATGAGCACCATCATCCAGGACAAGGTCGTCTTCGCCAGCGCCCACCCCTTCATCGAACTGGCCGACGCCCTGCTGGCGTACGAAGAGTTCCCCCTGAGCGATGACGTGCGCCGCAAGGTCATGTACGAAAACGCATGCCGCATCCTGAACATCAACTGA
- a CDS encoding sulfite exporter TauE/SafE family protein: protein MDMTHAILTALAGWLLGGFINGIVGFGAALVAMPIVALGLDMRTAVPTCGLVVLALNIQMTWSYRAHLDTSGIRALFLGALPGAATGVLLLRHFPEAWLKTGLGLLLAAYALWGLCSAQPHARRLAAGWGALAGFLSTSLGTAFGFNGPPLAVYLSLRGGSQREIKAALGAFFIVSGMFIVTAHGLAGLYSVRALTLFAVALPAVILGGWAGIRVSGRFGEGHFRRILFAMIMVMGLSMIRGALSSVN, encoded by the coding sequence ATGGACATGACGCACGCCATCCTCACCGCCCTCGCCGGCTGGCTGCTGGGCGGCTTCATCAACGGCATCGTCGGCTTCGGAGCGGCCTTGGTGGCCATGCCTATCGTGGCCCTGGGCCTTGACATGCGCACGGCCGTGCCGACCTGCGGGCTCGTCGTGCTCGCCCTCAACATCCAGATGACTTGGAGCTACCGCGCACACCTGGACACGTCGGGCATCCGGGCGCTCTTCCTGGGCGCGCTGCCCGGAGCCGCGACCGGCGTGCTGCTCCTGCGGCACTTTCCGGAGGCATGGCTCAAGACGGGACTGGGACTGCTGCTCGCAGCCTACGCCCTGTGGGGGCTCTGCAGCGCACAGCCCCACGCCAGGCGCCTGGCGGCCGGCTGGGGCGCGTTGGCTGGATTCCTTTCCACGAGCCTGGGCACCGCCTTCGGCTTCAATGGCCCGCCGTTGGCCGTGTACCTGAGTCTTCGCGGCGGTTCCCAACGCGAGATCAAGGCCGCCCTGGGCGCGTTCTTCATCGTCAGCGGCATGTTCATCGTCACGGCCCACGGACTCGCAGGGCTCTACTCCGTCCGCGCGCTGACCCTCTTCGCCGTCGCCCTCCCCGCCGTTATCCTCGGGGGGTGGGCAGGAATTCGCGTCTCCGGACGGTTCGGCGAAGGCCATTTCAGGCGCATTCTCTTCGCCATGATCATGGTCATGGGATTGAGCATGATCCGGGGCGCCCTCAGCTCCGTGAACTGA
- a CDS encoding MGMT family protein: MTRHAFTDRIIGFIRDIPSGRVATYGQIAAMAGNPRAARQVARILHACSQREDLPWHRVVNREGRIALKTYAGGAEQQRLLENEGVQFDPSGVIDLDVFLWRPDMLR, from the coding sequence ATGACACGACACGCCTTCACCGACCGCATCATCGGATTCATCCGCGACATCCCATCCGGCAGGGTCGCCACCTACGGCCAGATCGCGGCCATGGCCGGCAACCCCAGGGCGGCCCGGCAGGTCGCGCGCATCCTCCACGCATGTTCGCAGAGAGAGGATCTGCCCTGGCACCGCGTCGTCAACCGTGAAGGGCGCATCGCCCTGAAAACATACGCGGGCGGTGCAGAGCAGCAACGCCTGCTGGAAAACGAAGGGGTCCAATTCGACCCCTCAGGGGTGATCGATCTGGACGTTTTCCTGTGGCGCCCGGACATGTTGCGGTGA